Proteins encoded together in one Bacteroides zoogleoformans window:
- a CDS encoding Fic family protein yields MNDFEEYIRQGEPQKREKGYAWQTAIGLQAVDDLKPSEYLIQTARQHIEGDITIEEAKQLIDSYYQSKTVRADIEDRTEEADKVSARIAEILSEKTFTFSPIEYITIHRRLFQGIYKFAGKIRDYNITKREWVLKGETVLYASADSIRETLDYDFMQEKNFSYKDLNINDAITHIAKFVSGIWQIHAFGEGNTRTTAVFIIKYLRTFGFDISNEAFANHSWYFRNALVRANYNNLSKGIYATTEYIEAFFRNLILSEQNELKNRTMLIKDFSEQDIQGANTSNGTVPKCKFCTLDCTLEEIAVLNFLREQPKATQKEIAVHIGKSERTVKTITVNLTEKGIIERKNGKRNGFWEVKTNDLNS; encoded by the coding sequence ATGAATGACTTTGAAGAATATATAAGACAGGGAGAGCCTCAGAAAAGAGAAAAAGGCTATGCTTGGCAAACAGCCATCGGATTGCAGGCAGTGGACGATTTGAAGCCTTCAGAGTATCTGATACAAACGGCACGCCAGCATATTGAGGGCGATATAACTATTGAAGAAGCCAAACAACTGATTGATAGCTATTATCAGTCTAAGACCGTCAGAGCTGACATAGAAGACAGAACGGAAGAAGCTGATAAGGTTTCGGCACGTATAGCCGAAATTTTATCGGAAAAAACGTTCACTTTCTCGCCTATTGAGTATATCACCATTCATCGTCGCCTTTTTCAAGGCATCTATAAATTTGCAGGAAAAATCAGAGATTACAATATCACCAAAAGGGAATGGGTACTGAAAGGTGAAACCGTGCTTTATGCCAGCGCTGACAGCATACGAGAAACGCTCGATTACGATTTCATGCAGGAAAAGAATTTCAGCTATAAGGATTTGAACATCAACGATGCTATCACACACATCGCCAAGTTTGTTTCCGGAATATGGCAAATTCACGCTTTTGGTGAGGGTAACACCCGCACAACGGCTGTATTCATCATCAAATACCTGCGCACTTTTGGTTTTGACATCAGCAATGAAGCGTTTGCAAATCATTCGTGGTATTTCCGCAATGCCTTGGTTCGTGCCAATTATAATAATTTGAGCAAAGGCATTTACGCCACCACCGAATATATCGAAGCATTCTTTAGAAACCTCATTCTCTCCGAACAAAACGAGCTAAAGAACCGAACAATGCTTATAAAGGATTTTTCCGAACAAGACATTCAAGGTGCAAATACATCAAACGGGACAGTCCCAAAGTGCAAATTTTGCACTTTGGATTGCACTTTAGAAGAAATCGCTGTGTTGAATTTCTTACGAGAACAGCCTAAAGCCACGCAAAAAGAAATAGCGGTACATATAGGCAAATCTGAGAGAACAGTAAAGACCATTACCGTGAATTTGACCGAAAAAGGCATCATCGAGCGCAAAAACGGCAAAAGGAATGGTTTTTGGGAAGTGAAAACGAACGATTTAAACAGCTAA
- a CDS encoding restriction endonuclease subunit S — MIGEWKEYKLRDVCTILGDGLHGTPIYDDKGEFFFINGNNLKDGRISIKNDTKRVSFSEANKYKKPLNNRTILVSINGTIGNYKFRIPPLSIQKQIGKILSSFDDKIELNRRINDNLEQQAQALFKAWFVDNPNPNWNETTLSEIASFIGGYSYKGEELADSSNIAMATIKKLWT, encoded by the coding sequence ATGATAGGAGAATGGAAGGAATACAAATTAAGGGATGTCTGTACAATTTTAGGGGATGGACTTCATGGCACACCCATATACGATGACAAAGGAGAATTTTTCTTTATTAATGGGAATAATCTAAAAGACGGTCGTATATCTATTAAGAATGATACCAAACGAGTGTCCTTTAGTGAAGCTAATAAATATAAGAAGCCACTAAATAATCGAACAATATTGGTATCAATCAATGGTACGATTGGTAATTATAAATTCCGTATTCCCCCATTGTCTATTCAAAAGCAAATTGGGAAAATTCTCTCTTCCTTTGATGACAAAATAGAGCTGAACCGCCGGATAAATGATAATTTAGAGCAGCAGGCGCAGGCGTTGTTCAAGGCTTGGTTCGTGGATAATCCCAATCCAAACTGGAACGAAACGACTTTATCTGAAATAGCATCTTTTATTGGTGGATATTCTTATAAAGGTGAAGAATTGGCTGATAGTTCAAATATTGCTATGGCTACTATAAAAAAACTTTGGACGTAA
- a CDS encoding IS110 family RNA-guided transposase, whose translation MKRVQSNTLDFSGQNIYVGIDVHLKSWSVAILSKHSVLRRFRQDPEPEALHKYLVSNYPGANYFSVYEAGFCGFWIHEKLTDLGINNIVVNPADVPTMSKEKLRKTDAVDCNKLARELRSGSLEGIYVPGTDILEMRSLIRLRNLIVKDSTRAKNRIKSLLRFHGVEIPEEFTRSSIGCWSKRFLNWLHCLELSTEYGKKTLELHLEQFIRLRKMLLQETRAIREISRKAPFDKPIRLLTSVPGIGVTTAATLMVEIDDIVRFSNADHLASFIGLVPMCHSSGDNDNVGDITPRRHFMLRCLLVEAAWVAIRKDPAMTMAYTEYRKRMNPQKAIVKIARRLVNRVYFVLKHEKEYVPCVIK comes from the coding sequence ATGAAACGTGTACAAAGTAACACATTAGATTTTAGTGGACAAAATATTTACGTAGGAATTGATGTCCACCTGAAGAGTTGGTCGGTAGCAATCTTATCGAAACATTCAGTACTGAGAAGATTCAGACAAGATCCGGAGCCGGAAGCGTTGCATAAATATTTGGTAAGCAATTATCCGGGTGCCAATTACTTCTCAGTTTATGAAGCCGGTTTCTGTGGCTTCTGGATACACGAGAAGTTGACGGATTTAGGTATCAACAATATAGTGGTCAATCCTGCGGATGTTCCGACGATGAGCAAGGAGAAATTACGTAAGACCGATGCGGTGGATTGCAACAAGCTCGCCCGTGAGTTACGTTCAGGTTCGTTAGAAGGGATATATGTTCCGGGAACTGACATCCTGGAAATGCGCTCTTTGATAAGGCTGAGAAACCTGATAGTAAAAGACAGCACACGTGCCAAGAACCGTATCAAATCATTGCTTCGTTTCCATGGAGTGGAAATACCGGAAGAATTTACCCGGAGTTCAATCGGGTGCTGGTCGAAGCGTTTTCTGAATTGGCTGCACTGCCTTGAACTCTCAACGGAGTATGGAAAGAAAACACTGGAGCTTCACCTTGAGCAGTTCATCCGCTTGAGGAAGATGCTGCTGCAGGAAACACGTGCCATCCGTGAAATATCCCGGAAAGCACCATTCGACAAACCGATACGCCTGCTGACATCCGTTCCGGGTATAGGTGTTACAACCGCCGCTACCCTGATGGTCGAGATTGACGATATTGTCCGTTTCAGCAATGCGGACCATTTAGCCTCTTTCATTGGATTGGTTCCCATGTGTCATTCCAGTGGTGATAATGATAATGTGGGTGACATTACACCCCGTCGGCATTTCATGCTCCGGTGTCTGTTGGTGGAAGCCGCATGGGTTGCCATCCGGAAAGACCCGGCCATGACAATGGCTTATACGGAATACCGGAAACGGATGAATCCGCAAAAGGCTATTGTGAAAATTGCCAGACGGTTAGTGAACAGAGTCTATTTTGTACTTAAACATGAAAAGGAATATGTGCCATGTGTTATCAAATGA
- the fic gene encoding protein adenylyltransferase Fic, with protein MEEKKEQHKKSIRFFNDREVRAVWDEEQNCWWFSATDIVRAINNEPDYTKAGNYWRWLKRKLKQDGIEPVSATHDFKFEAPDGKLRVADVLDSEGVALLAKHYPNNRANEFLDWFTYSDNTIDGQSKKKAYQLFESGILKTAEPGSIKCLQQIHAYLFGGLYDFAGQIRTKNISKGGFTFANCMHFPETLQTIERMPETTFDEIMDKYVEMNVAHPFMEGNGRSTRIWLDLMLKRSLKLCVDWSQIDKNEYLSAMRESVSDSIHIKALVKPALTTKIDDREMFMKGIDYSYYYEQND; from the coding sequence ATGGAAGAGAAGAAAGAACAACATAAGAAATCAATTCGCTTCTTCAACGACCGTGAAGTGAGGGCGGTATGGGACGAGGAACAAAACTGTTGGTGGTTCTCAGCCACTGATATTGTACGAGCCATCAACAACGAACCCGACTACACCAAAGCAGGTAACTATTGGCGTTGGCTAAAACGTAAGTTGAAGCAAGACGGCATTGAACCTGTGAGTGCCACTCACGACTTTAAATTTGAAGCACCAGATGGAAAGTTGCGTGTTGCAGATGTTCTTGATAGTGAAGGAGTGGCTTTATTAGCAAAGCACTATCCTAACAATCGAGCAAATGAGTTCCTTGACTGGTTTACATACAGCGATAATACTATTGATGGGCAGAGCAAGAAGAAAGCCTATCAACTTTTTGAGAGTGGCATCTTGAAAACGGCAGAGCCTGGTAGCATCAAGTGTCTGCAGCAGATTCATGCTTATCTCTTTGGAGGATTATATGACTTTGCAGGTCAAATCCGTACTAAGAATATATCCAAAGGAGGCTTTACTTTCGCTAATTGTATGCATTTCCCTGAAACTTTGCAAACAATAGAGCGAATGCCCGAAACCACTTTTGATGAGATTATGGACAAATACGTGGAAATGAACGTAGCTCACCCCTTCATGGAGGGTAATGGTCGCAGCACTCGTATTTGGCTTGATCTCATGCTGAAACGTTCTCTCAAGCTGTGTGTGGACTGGAGCCAAATAGACAAAAACGAGTATTTGTCGGCAATGCGTGAGAGTGTGTCTGATAGTATACATATCAAGGCTTTGGTAAAACCAGCACTCACCACCAAGATTGACGACAGAGAAATGTTTATGAAAGGTATTGATTATTCATATTATTATGAACAAAATGATTGA
- a CDS encoding type I phosphomannose isomerase catalytic subunit, with translation MYPLKFEPILKQTLWGGDKIIPFKHLNDNLANVGESWEVSAVEGSESIVANGADKGLTLSEMVRKYKEELVGEANYARFGSKFPLLIKFIDAKLDLSIQVHPGDELAKKRHNSFGKNEMWYVISADKDAKLISGFSEQITPKEYKERVYNGTFAEVLQTCAIKPGDVFYVPAGRVHGIGAGAFVAEIQQTSDITYRIFDYNRRDKDGNLRELHTGQAMDAINFADVQDDFRTEYELVPNEPVEIVASPYFTTSVYDMTEEITCDYSELDSFVIFICVEGACRIVDDEKNELLMQAGETVLLPATTQEVTIIPEGTVRMLETYV, from the coding sequence ATGTATCCTCTTAAATTTGAGCCTATTCTGAAGCAAACACTTTGGGGGGGCGACAAGATTATTCCATTCAAACATTTGAATGATAACCTCGCTAATGTAGGTGAGAGTTGGGAAGTTTCGGCGGTAGAAGGTAGTGAGTCAATAGTGGCTAATGGCGCCGACAAGGGGCTGACACTATCTGAAATGGTCAGAAAGTATAAGGAAGAATTGGTTGGTGAAGCCAACTATGCTCGTTTTGGTTCTAAATTTCCTTTATTGATAAAGTTTATTGACGCTAAGCTGGACTTGTCGATTCAGGTACATCCGGGTGATGAACTGGCAAAGAAACGCCACAATAGCTTTGGCAAGAATGAAATGTGGTATGTTATTTCCGCGGATAAGGATGCGAAATTGATTTCCGGCTTTTCCGAACAAATAACTCCGAAAGAATATAAAGAGAGGGTGTATAACGGTACATTTGCCGAGGTGCTACAGACTTGTGCCATTAAACCCGGAGATGTTTTCTATGTTCCGGCAGGCCGTGTGCATGGAATAGGGGCGGGGGCTTTTGTGGCTGAAATTCAGCAGACATCTGATATAACCTATCGTATCTTTGATTATAACCGCAGGGATAAAGATGGTAATTTAAGAGAGTTGCATACCGGACAGGCTATGGATGCCATCAATTTTGCGGATGTGCAGGATGATTTTCGTACCGAATACGAACTGGTACCGAACGAACCGGTAGAAATAGTGGCAAGTCCATACTTCACGACTTCTGTATATGATATGACAGAAGAAATCACTTGTGATTATTCCGAATTGGACTCATTCGTCATATTCATATGCGTGGAAGGCGCTTGCCGCATTGTAGATGATGAGAAGAATGAACTTCTCATGCAAGCCGGTGAGACGGTTTTGCTTCCGGCCACTACCCAGGAAGTTACAATTATTCCCGAAGGCACAGTGAGGATGCTTGAGACGTACGTCTGA
- a CDS encoding MFS transporter — translation MTQQKQNGKLIAIITMIFLFGMISFVTNLAAPMGIVLKNQFSVSNALGMLGNFGNFIAYAVMGIPSGILLQRVGYKKTALIAVAVGFIGVGVQYLSGHASPEAAFAVYLIGAFIAGFSMCLLNTVVNPMLNKLGGEGKKGNQLIQVGGSFNSVMATITPMFVGILIAGSIEKATISQIFPVMYTAMAVFAFAFFVLLFVPIPEPNAATTTEPIGKLMAGALKFRHFVLGAIAIFVYVGVEVGVPGTLNLFLTDPIEKGGAGIPSTISGFVVGTYWFLMLIGRLAGVSLGAKVSSRAMLIFTSALGLILVFLAIFSSIGSFVNLPVLQQSETGGLSFGLAEVPINAMYLVLVGLCTSIMWGGIFNLAVEGLGKYLAAASGLFMVLVCGGGILPVIQNWVADIAGFMPSYWVIIAALAYLLFYGLIGCKNVNKDIPVE, via the coding sequence ATGACACAACAAAAACAGAATGGTAAACTCATCGCAATTATCACGATGATCTTCCTTTTTGGTATGATCTCATTTGTTACCAACCTTGCCGCCCCTATGGGGATTGTACTGAAAAATCAGTTTTCAGTATCCAACGCATTAGGAATGTTGGGTAACTTCGGTAACTTCATCGCATATGCAGTGATGGGAATACCAAGCGGCATTTTATTACAACGAGTAGGATATAAGAAAACAGCATTGATAGCAGTAGCTGTCGGCTTTATCGGTGTAGGTGTTCAATATTTGTCCGGCCATGCCAGCCCTGAGGCAGCGTTCGCAGTATATCTGATCGGTGCATTCATTGCCGGTTTCTCCATGTGCTTGCTCAATACGGTAGTCAACCCAATGTTGAACAAACTCGGCGGTGAAGGCAAAAAAGGAAACCAGCTTATCCAAGTTGGTGGTTCTTTCAACTCTGTAATGGCCACTATCACTCCTATGTTTGTAGGTATCCTGATCGCCGGTTCCATCGAAAAAGCCACAATCTCTCAGATATTCCCTGTAATGTATACTGCAATGGCTGTATTTGCTTTTGCATTCTTTGTTCTCTTGTTCGTACCCATACCGGAACCCAATGCTGCAACAACCACTGAACCTATCGGCAAACTAATGGCCGGAGCGTTGAAGTTCCGCCATTTCGTATTGGGCGCTATCGCAATCTTTGTATATGTAGGTGTTGAGGTAGGCGTACCGGGTACGTTGAACCTGTTCCTGACCGACCCTATTGAAAAAGGAGGAGCCGGTATTCCTTCCACTATCTCCGGTTTTGTTGTAGGAACATATTGGTTTCTTATGTTGATCGGTCGCTTGGCAGGTGTTTCATTGGGTGCAAAAGTATCCAGTAGAGCCATGCTCATTTTCACATCTGCATTAGGTCTGATTTTAGTATTTCTTGCCATCTTCTCATCAATAGGTTCGTTTGTCAATCTGCCGGTACTTCAACAAAGTGAAACCGGAGGTTTGTCTTTCGGACTTGCAGAAGTACCCATCAACGCCATGTATTTAGTATTAGTGGGTCTTTGCACTTCTATCATGTGGGGCGGAATCTTCAATCTTGCAGTAGAAGGGTTAGGTAAATATCTGGCCGCTGCTTCCGGTCTGTTCATGGTATTGGTATGTGGTGGAGGTATCTTGCCTGTCATTCAGAATTGGGTGGCCGATATAGCAGGTTTCATGCCTAGCTATTGGGTTATCATTGCCGCTCTGGCATATCTACTGTTCTACGGTTTGATAGGTTGCAAGAATGTCAATAAAGACATTCCTGTGGAATAA
- a CDS encoding glycosyltransferase family 2 protein: MKFLEIFFWTSLFVVFYTYIGYGILLYILVRIKELFNRKTDSNAPGDDSLPELTLFIAAYNEEEVVDEKMRNCLELDYPAEKLHILWVTDGSNDRTNERLSHWPQATVLHRPERLGKTAALNRGMHFVETPLVVFTDANTNLNREALRKTAYAFNNPKVGCVAGEKRIAVQNKNNAASGGEGLYWKYESALKALDSRLYSAVGAAGELFAIRRELFEEMQPDTLLDDFILSMRIVMRGYTIAYCADAYAVENGSADMNEEQKRKVRIAAGGLQSIRRMRPLLNPFRYGVFSLQYVSHRVLRWSLTPVLLFLLPPLNVILLFATDRLALYAFIGVLQTLFYLMAGWGYYLSTKHIKNKILFIPYYFLFMNVNVIRGVRYLLKRRNSTNGTWEKARRA; the protein is encoded by the coding sequence ATGAAATTCTTGGAGATATTTTTTTGGACAAGTTTATTCGTGGTATTCTATACCTATATCGGTTATGGGATATTATTGTACATTCTTGTCAGAATAAAAGAACTTTTCAATCGGAAAACAGATAGCAATGCCCCCGGCGATGACAGCTTACCGGAATTGACTTTATTCATTGCCGCTTATAATGAAGAAGAGGTGGTGGATGAGAAAATGCGAAATTGCTTGGAGCTGGACTACCCTGCCGAAAAACTGCATATTCTTTGGGTGACCGACGGAAGCAACGACCGAACCAACGAGCGACTTTCGCATTGGCCGCAAGCCACCGTACTTCATCGTCCTGAACGTTTGGGAAAAACCGCCGCCCTAAACCGGGGTATGCACTTTGTAGAAACCCCTCTTGTCGTATTTACAGATGCCAACACCAACCTCAACCGCGAGGCGCTGCGAAAAACAGCATACGCCTTCAATAATCCCAAGGTGGGCTGCGTGGCGGGAGAGAAGCGTATCGCTGTTCAAAACAAGAATAATGCAGCTTCCGGTGGAGAAGGCTTGTATTGGAAGTATGAATCGGCCCTGAAGGCTCTTGACTCACGACTTTATTCAGCGGTGGGTGCGGCAGGCGAGTTATTTGCCATTCGCCGCGAACTTTTCGAAGAGATGCAACCCGACACTTTGCTCGATGACTTTATCCTATCTATGCGTATCGTCATGCGAGGTTACACCATAGCCTATTGCGCCGATGCCTATGCTGTTGAAAACGGGTCGGCCGACATGAACGAAGAACAAAAACGCAAAGTACGCATTGCCGCCGGTGGCTTACAGTCCATCCGGCGGATGCGTCCATTGCTGAATCCATTTCGTTACGGAGTCTTCAGCCTTCAGTATGTCTCACACCGCGTACTGCGATGGTCGCTCACTCCGGTTTTATTGTTTCTGTTGCCTCCCCTCAATGTCATCTTGCTTTTTGCTACCGACCGGTTGGCTCTATATGCTTTCATCGGGGTGTTGCAAACACTGTTTTACCTCATGGCAGGATGGGGGTATTATTTATCGACCAAACATATAAAAAACAAAATACTCTTCATCCCCTACTATTTTCTCTTCATGAACGTCAACGTCATAAGAGGGGTCAGATATTTGCTGAAGCGCAGGAACAGCACAAACGGCACATGGGAAAAGGCACGAAGAGCATGA
- a CDS encoding aldose epimerase family protein, producing the protein MMNTPTENNLSGLDRNKFQKNINSKKTDLFILKNAQGMEVAVTNYGCAILSIMVPDKAGKYANVVLGHDSIEHVVNSPEPFLNTTIGRYGNRIAKGKFTLYGEEHQLTINNGPNSLHGGPTGFHTRVWDAVQPDQSTVIFNYTSVDGEEGFPGNLKVEMTYRLEDGTNALVIEYRATTDKATIVNLTNHAFFNLAGIATPSPTVLNHIITINADFYVPIDEVSIPTGEILKVEDTPMDFRTPHAIGERIDGKFEQLVNGSGYDHCYVLNKTESGELSLAATCTDPDSGRTMEVYTTENGVQLYTGNWLNGFEGAHRATFPARSAVCFEAQCFPDTPNKAHFPSAILLPGDEYQQVTIYKFGVQE; encoded by the coding sequence ATGATGAACACTCCAACAGAAAATAATCTGTCCGGTCTGGACAGAAATAAATTTCAAAAAAATATCAATAGCAAAAAAACCGATTTGTTCATCCTGAAAAATGCGCAGGGCATGGAAGTAGCAGTAACCAATTACGGCTGTGCAATACTTTCCATTATGGTTCCCGACAAAGCAGGGAAATATGCCAACGTTGTTTTAGGACACGATAGCATCGAGCACGTAGTCAATAGTCCGGAACCTTTTTTGAACACTACCATCGGCCGCTACGGCAATCGCATAGCTAAAGGTAAGTTTACATTGTATGGTGAGGAACACCAATTGACAATCAACAACGGTCCCAACTCATTGCATGGTGGACCAACCGGTTTCCATACTCGTGTATGGGATGCCGTACAACCCGATCAGTCTACTGTTATCTTTAATTACACCTCTGTGGACGGAGAAGAAGGTTTTCCCGGCAATTTGAAAGTAGAAATGACATATCGTCTCGAAGACGGAACCAATGCTTTGGTAATAGAATACCGAGCCACCACGGACAAAGCCACCATCGTGAATCTGACCAATCATGCTTTCTTCAATCTTGCCGGCATAGCCACTCCCTCTCCTACCGTTCTGAATCATATCATCACCATCAACGCCGATTTTTATGTTCCTATCGACGAAGTATCTATTCCTACGGGAGAGATATTAAAGGTAGAAGATACGCCTATGGATTTCCGCACTCCTCATGCCATTGGAGAAAGGATTGATGGAAAATTCGAGCAATTGGTAAATGGCAGCGGCTACGACCATTGCTATGTTCTGAATAAAACAGAAAGCGGAGAATTGAGTTTGGCAGCCACCTGTACCGACCCCGATAGCGGACGAACGATGGAAGTATATACAACGGAAAACGGTGTCCAACTCTATACCGGCAACTGGCTTAATGGGTTCGAAGGCGCCCACAGAGCCACATTCCCTGCCAGAAGTGCCGTTTGCTTTGAAGCTCAATGCTTCCCCGACACACCCAACAAGGCCCATTTCCCATCAGCCATCTTGCTGCCGGGCGATGAATACCAACAGGTAACCATCTACAAATTCGGCGTACAAGAATGA
- a CDS encoding ATP-binding protein, whose amino-acid sequence MKDILRKPENAERLLKMTADTMLILDEKGTCVDMAVYNIDLWFMKEEILLGKNLFDVLPASTCEQFYPDFKKVLKYKIRSANNYAITLKGITYYFKCIMYPFDGMVLCQYRDITERSQRKLELEKRNHELNEIQKAALIGRWQYDSDTALFSYIGHTGVMCSDELQYIHQDHYLEAIIPEDRESFRNWLKDNLKGKMENNIDYRLLFKKKIYYIRLKTFARECHKDGNITLEGYIQNITDIKKRRNDINLLTHAINNSTEDIYSAHEDGTLIFCNRRFKERHQIDENQDISTLKVYDLPTFVRDKKAWKTFAATVKRGELTHEYILHNPIPQHPEVLAIEGNAYWVTSDKGEGTVWAFGRDVSTRIRQEQQIKQFNQILDKIMENLPAGIVVKDINNEFKYIYRNREAYNGAITVQSISGKDDFDFYPPEVALQKRKEDIEIAQTGQEKHWIAEKQDAKGSAIYLDKRKIKVESNDFPPFLLDIEWDITEMEQMKRELMVAKEKAETSDRLKSAFLANMSHEIRTPLNAIVGFSGIIAESSNAEERLNYYKIVEANNERLLQLINEILDLSKIESGFVEFTIAPICLHKLCKELHEALTFRCPQEVQLIFEESDASIVIDGDKNRLFQVISNLISNAFKFTISGSITYGYRREGDEVRFYVTDTGLGIAPDKVEHIFDRFVKANDFAQGTGLGLSICKIIIERLGGRISVSSEFGKGTTFTFLLPIESADKKATKETVSDCCIVEPIVPTGKAATEVPLPFSEKDMPAVKTKENNDSRSIILVAEDTDSNYVLIKAILENNYRLERAKDGMEAVTMFENTHPALILMDIKMPNLDGLDATRIIREISPDIPIIALTAYAYESDRQAAFDAGCSDFLAKPFKIETLKELVKKWLK is encoded by the coding sequence ATGAAAGACATTCTACGAAAGCCGGAAAATGCTGAAAGATTGCTGAAGATGACAGCGGACACCATGCTTATCCTGGATGAAAAAGGAACATGTGTGGACATGGCTGTATATAACATCGACCTCTGGTTTATGAAGGAAGAGATATTATTAGGTAAAAATTTATTCGACGTGCTTCCGGCATCCACTTGTGAACAATTCTATCCGGATTTTAAAAAAGTACTGAAGTATAAGATACGTTCCGCCAATAACTATGCAATCACCTTGAAAGGCATCACCTACTACTTCAAGTGCATCATGTATCCGTTTGACGGAATGGTACTCTGCCAATACCGAGACATCACCGAACGCAGCCAACGGAAGTTGGAACTGGAAAAAAGGAATCACGAACTGAATGAAATTCAGAAAGCCGCCCTCATCGGAAGGTGGCAATACGATTCGGACACCGCCTTGTTTTCTTATATCGGACATACCGGCGTCATGTGCTCTGATGAGTTGCAATATATTCATCAAGACCATTATTTGGAAGCGATTATTCCCGAAGATAGGGAAAGTTTCCGGAATTGGCTGAAAGATAACCTGAAAGGCAAAATGGAAAATAACATAGACTATCGTCTCCTTTTTAAAAAAAAGATCTACTATATCCGTCTCAAGACTTTTGCACGCGAATGTCATAAAGATGGAAATATCACATTGGAAGGCTATATACAAAACATCACCGACATAAAGAAACGGCGCAACGACATCAATCTGCTGACGCATGCCATCAATAATTCCACCGAGGATATCTATTCCGCCCACGAAGACGGAACTCTGATATTCTGCAACCGTCGCTTCAAGGAAAGGCACCAGATTGATGAGAATCAAGACATCTCAACCTTGAAAGTCTATGATTTGCCCACATTCGTAAGAGATAAGAAAGCATGGAAAACATTTGCCGCCACCGTAAAACGAGGAGAACTGACACATGAATACATCCTTCATAACCCGATACCACAACATCCCGAAGTCCTTGCCATAGAAGGAAATGCTTATTGGGTGACCAGCGACAAGGGAGAAGGAACGGTATGGGCTTTCGGAAGAGATGTGAGCACACGCATCCGGCAGGAGCAACAAATCAAGCAATTTAACCAGATTCTGGATAAAATCATGGAAAACCTGCCGGCAGGAATCGTTGTAAAAGATATCAATAACGAATTTAAGTACATCTATCGCAATAGAGAGGCGTACAACGGTGCCATCACAGTGCAAAGCATATCGGGAAAAGACGATTTCGACTTCTATCCACCAGAGGTGGCCCTACAAAAAAGGAAAGAAGACATTGAAATAGCCCAAACCGGCCAAGAAAAGCACTGGATTGCTGAAAAACAAGACGCGAAAGGCTCTGCCATCTATCTGGATAAACGGAAAATAAAAGTTGAGAGCAATGACTTCCCTCCATTTCTGTTGGACATCGAATGGGATATCACCGAAATGGAACAGATGAAACGGGAACTGATGGTGGCCAAGGAAAAAGCCGAAACCTCCGATAGGCTTAAATCGGCCTTCCTTGCCAACATGAGCCACGAAATACGCACACCGCTCAATGCCATTGTGGGTTTTTCGGGCATCATTGCCGAGAGTTCCAACGCCGAAGAGAGACTAAATTATTACAAAATAGTAGAAGCAAACAATGAGCGTCTGCTCCAGCTCATCAACGAAATCCTCGACCTGTCAAAAATAGAATCGGGCTTCGTTGAATTTACCATCGCACCTATATGCCTTCATAAACTTTGCAAGGAACTGCACGAGGCACTCACCTTCCGCTGTCCGCAGGAGGTACAACTCATTTTTGAGGAATCGGATGCAAGCATTGTGATAGATGGAGACAAGAACCGGCTCTTCCAAGTGATATCCAACCTGATAAGCAATGCCTTTAAATTCACCATCAGCGGAAGCATCACTTACGGCTACCGCAGAGAAGGCGATGAGGTCAGGTTCTACGTCACCGACACAGGACTGGGCATTGCGCCTGACAAGGTGGAACATATATTCGATCGTTTTGTAAAAGCAAACGACTTTGCCCAAGGCACAGGACTGGGACTGTCTATCTGCAAAATCATCATAGAACGGTTAGGCGGACGTATTTCCGTATCTTCCGAGTTTGGCAAGGGAACAACTTTCACATTCTTACTCCCGATAGAATCGGCCGACAAGAAAGCTACAAAAGAAACAGTGTCCGATTGCTGCATAGTGGAGCCCATCGTTCCTACGGGAAAAGCTGCTACCGAGGTTCCCCTCCCTTTTTCCGAAAAGGACATGCCCGCAGTAAAAACGAAAGAAAACAACGACTCCCGTTCCATTATTCTGGTGGCCGAAGATACAGATAGTAACTACGTCTTAATCAAAGCCATATTAGAAAATAACTACCGGCTGGAACGCGCCAAAGATGGGATGGAAGCCGTCACCATGTTCGAGAATACACATCCCGCTCTCATCTTGATGGATATCAAAATGCCTAATCTCGACGGATTGGATGCCACCCGTATCATTCGGGAGATTTCACCGGATATCCCCATCATTGCACTTACAGCGTACGCCTACGAAAGCGACCGTCAAGCTGCCTTCGACGCAGGTTGCAGCGATTTCCTGGCGAAACCGTTCAAGATAGAAACACTGAAGGAACTTGTCAAGAAGTGGCTGAAATAA